Genomic segment of Pseudomonas iranensis:
AACCCGCCTCTAGGGCGGGTTGGGTGCTGCAGTCGTGAGCTAGCCCGCCAAATGAGGAATGGCGGTGATAATGCTTGGCTGGCGGCGCGATACGGTGAAAGTCATGGGCTGGAAATTAGCCTGCCGGCGGATGACAAGTCAATGGTCAATTGTGCTTCGCGCCGGTAGGCTGGCGATTCTGCTCATCACACCAAGGAAGGAAAGCATGATGTCCATCGCCCTGCCTCTCACCGCTTTGCTCGCGTTCAGTGGGTACACAGTTTCGGTAATGCTCCAGGCTGAACAGTCACTGATCGACTTCGGCATCAGCCTCATGTCACGACCAGACACCGCGCAGGTAGTCATCGATCTGTACCTGCTGGCGACACTGGCCGGTGTTTGGATGGTCAAGGACGCCCGGTCTCGGGGACGCTCCGTCTGGTCGGTAGTGCCTTATTTGCTGCTGACCACCGTGTTCGTTTCAGTGGGGCCGCTGTTGTACCTGGTGATTCGCGGAATTCAGGAACGGCGCAAATCTGCCGCTGCGCCGTCGGCCCAGCCTCACAATTTTGAATCTTCCTGAGAACTGAACAGTCACTGCAAATGAGAACAACAACTTCCGCTCCAAGCCGATGAACGTGGAGATTGACCATGAACATTCGCCAAGTGCTGTTCGCCGTCCCGCTGCTGGTCGCCGCCCTGGCCAGCCCTGCTGTTTTCGCCGTCGATGAAAGCGACGCCGTCAAGAAACCCGAATGCCCAAAAGGCCAGGTGTGGGACAGTAAAACCCAGCAATGCGTGTTGCAGACCAGCGGCACAACGCAGCCCTGATTTCCTTCATACGGTTCAGGCCGTGGCCGGCAACCACAGCCTGAATCGCGCGCCACCCAACGGCGAACTCTCAACGGTCAGCGTGCCGCCCTGCGCTTCCAGTGCGCGGCGGCTGATCGCCAGACCGAGGCCGAATCCGCCGGTCGCGCGATCACGGCTGCGGTCGAGCCGATAGAACGGTTCAAAGATCCGCTCGCGCTCGTCGTCGGGAATGCCGATGCCATCGTCGTCAACCCATATCTCACAACCGCCAGCAATGACCTGCACGCCAATCTGAATGCGCTTTTCGCAATAGCGCATGGCATTGCGCAACAGGTTCTGGATGGCCCGGGCGGTCAGGCGCGGGTCCAGCGCAAAGCGTTCGAGCTGACCGTGCAGCAGGACGTCGATCACAATTTCCGGCGATTCCAGTTCCTCGTCGACGCTGCCCAGAATGCTGTCGATGAACTCGTCCAGCGACACCTCGATGCGCTCGGGCGATTGCGCCGGATTCTGCAAGCGGCTGTAAGAGAGCAATTCCAGTACCAGTTCATCCAGCTCACGAATATGTGCGACCAAACTCTGCAAGCGCTCGCGGCTGGCGGCTGGCAAGTCTTCGGACAACGCCAGCGCCAGGCCGAAATCCAGACGCGTCAACGGCGTACGCAGCTCATGGGAAACGGCGTTCAGCAGATCACGTTGCTGGTTGAGCAGGTTCTCGATATCGCCGGCCATGGTGTCGAACACGTTGGCGAGGCTGCCGATGTTCGAACTCGGTGCTATTCTGGTCCGCTCGCTCAAGTGTCCTTTGCCAAAGCGTTCGGCGGTCCCTTTCAGGCGCTCCAGATCGCGCCAGTGCGGACGCAGCCAAAGCAACAGGCAGCCGAGCAACATGGCGCCGATCAGCACGTTGATGCTCCAGTACAACAGATCGACGTCGACCGGATCGGGCGGCACGACCATGCGCACGGCCATGTCCGCATTCAGCGGAGTTACCGCCAATGTTCGCCAGCCCCAGTCGCCGATGCGCACCACGTTTTCACCACGGTGCAGACGTTCCTGCTCGATGGGCGTGAACACCGGGTCGTCGATTGGCGTCAGGACGATGTGCAGCGGCTGGAATTCCTTGTCCATCGCCGCTGCAATCTCCGGCCACTGCTCTTGCGGCGCAGCATGAAACTGCTTGGTGATCAGCGATTGCAGACCTCGGGAAAAGTCGAGGTTGTAGGTGACGAAGCGATCCCGGAAGGCCATGACCACCAGATCCGGCACCAGATAGATCGCCGCGCTATAGGAGACGATCGTCACCAGATACAGGCGAAACAGAATGCGAAACATCAGCTCAGCATTCCCATTCGGAGCGGCTGAACAGATAGCCCTTGCCCCACACAGTCTTGATCTTGCGCGCCTCGCCGGCGTGATCGTCGAACTTGCGTCGCAGCTTGGAAATCGCCACGTCCACCGAGCGATCGGTGCCGTTGAATTCAATCCCGCGCAGACGCTGAAGAATCTGATCGCGACTCAGCACTTCGCCGGCGTGCCGGGCCAGCACCACCAGCAGATTGTATTCACCGCTGGACAGCTCGACCGCTTGGTCGCGCCAGGTCACGGTGCGTTCGGAGAGGTCAATGCACAGATTGCCCATGACGATCCGGTCATTGACGGCCAACGGTTCGCCGAGGCTGCTGCGCCGCAACAAGGTACGCACCCGCGCCAGCAGCACCCGTGGCTCGCAGGGTTTGGTGACGTAATCGTCAGCGCCCATTTCCAGGCCCAGCACCTGATCATGGCTGTCATCGCGGGCCGTGAGCATGAGGATCGGCAGTGTCGCTGAATCGGCGCGCAGCAAGCGGCACACCTGCAAGCCGTCGAGGCCCGGCAGCATGAGGTCGAGGATCACCAGATCCGGCGGACTGATCCGCGCCCGTTCGCGCACATGGTCGCCACGGCCGATGACGCTGACGGAATAACCGTTGCGCTCCAGGTAGCTGGAAATCAGTTCGGCGAGGGCGGTGTCGTCTTCGACGAGGAGGATGTTGGGCATGGGGTGTTCCAGAAAATGCTGTGGCGACAGTCAGGGCTCATTCGCTCGCACATTGAAATGCGATCTCCTGTGGGAGCGCGCCTGCTCGCGAAAGCGATCGAACTGTCGCAATAAATTTCAAGGCCTGCAGGATATACGCCCTCGCGCACCACCGAGCAAAACCCTTACACAATTTCACACAGCAACTACAAAGCTTCACCGCTAACCTCCCCGTCTGGCCGTAGGATGCGGCCTTCAATATTGGGGGTTGTACATGTCTGGAAAACTGCTGGCCGGGCTCGGCCTGATCGCATTGGCGCTGACGCTGAGCGCTTGTGATTCATCCTCGAACGCCGAAGAGCAGACGCCGCCGGCCACCGTGCGCGTAGAGACCATTAAAGCCGAGCCCCTGTCGATCAGCAGCGAACTGAGCGGCCGCATCGCCGCGCCACGGATTGCCGAAGTGCGTGCGCGAGTGGCGGGCGTGGT
This window contains:
- a CDS encoding ATP-binding protein — its product is MFRILFRLYLVTIVSYSAAIYLVPDLVVMAFRDRFVTYNLDFSRGLQSLITKQFHAAPQEQWPEIAAAMDKEFQPLHIVLTPIDDPVFTPIEQERLHRGENVVRIGDWGWRTLAVTPLNADMAVRMVVPPDPVDVDLLYWSINVLIGAMLLGCLLLWLRPHWRDLERLKGTAERFGKGHLSERTRIAPSSNIGSLANVFDTMAGDIENLLNQQRDLLNAVSHELRTPLTRLDFGLALALSEDLPAASRERLQSLVAHIRELDELVLELLSYSRLQNPAQSPERIEVSLDEFIDSILGSVDEELESPEIVIDVLLHGQLERFALDPRLTARAIQNLLRNAMRYCEKRIQIGVQVIAGGCEIWVDDDGIGIPDDERERIFEPFYRLDRSRDRATGGFGLGLAISRRALEAQGGTLTVESSPLGGARFRLWLPATA
- a CDS encoding DUF2834 domain-containing protein yields the protein MMSIALPLTALLAFSGYTVSVMLQAEQSLIDFGISLMSRPDTAQVVIDLYLLATLAGVWMVKDARSRGRSVWSVVPYLLLTTVFVSVGPLLYLVIRGIQERRKSAAAPSAQPHNFESS
- a CDS encoding response regulator transcription factor — protein: MPNILLVEDDTALAELISSYLERNGYSVSVIGRGDHVRERARISPPDLVILDLMLPGLDGLQVCRLLRADSATLPILMLTARDDSHDQVLGLEMGADDYVTKPCEPRVLLARVRTLLRRSSLGEPLAVNDRIVMGNLCIDLSERTVTWRDQAVELSSGEYNLLVVLARHAGEVLSRDQILQRLRGIEFNGTDRSVDVAISKLRRKFDDHAGEARKIKTVWGKGYLFSRSEWEC